DNA from Kitasatospora herbaricolor:
AGGCCAGGTACAGCAGCCGGACGGCGGTGGCGTCGCCGGGCAGGCCGGACTCCTCGTGGTAGGCCACGTTGGCGTCGACGTCCGCCCGGACCCGCTCGGTCAGCACCGCGCGCAGCTCGGGGCGCCGGGTGGCTTCGAGGCGGAGCTCCAGGAGCGCCAGGTAGCCGGTGCGGAAGGCGCTGATCCGGCCGACCGTCTCGCGCATCAGCAGCGCGTAGGTCTCCCGGTCCGGCGTGGCGGCCCGCTGCCGCGCGACGGTCGCCTCGTCCGGCTGGAGCCGCTCGTAGACCCGGGCCCCGGCCTGGGTGAGCAGGTCGTCCCGGTTGGCGAAGTAGTTGGAGGCGGTGCCGGGGGGCACCGCGGCCTC
Protein-coding regions in this window:
- a CDS encoding TetR/AcrR family transcriptional regulator, with the translated sequence MARRNAERRAALVDAAIEVLAKEGARGLTFRAVDTEAAVPPGTASNYFANRDDLLTQAGARVYERLQPDEATVARQRAATPDRETYALLMRETVGRISAFRTGYLALLELRLEATRRPELRAVLTERVRADVDANVAYHEESGLPGDATAVRLLYLAFNWLIVEQLTLPGVFSEAEREQLVTAAVERVVGP